A genomic stretch from Triplophysa dalaica isolate WHDGS20190420 chromosome 4, ASM1584641v1, whole genome shotgun sequence includes:
- the abl1 gene encoding tyrosine-protein kinase ABL1 isoform X2 — MGQQPGKFVGDQRRPSLPALPFIKGTGKRETSRQGALHFLNVFVDHARPDFEPSGLSEAARWNSKENLLAGPSENDPNLFVALYDFVASGDNTLSITKGEKLRVLGYNHNGEWCEAQTKNGQGWVPSNYITPVNSLEKHSWYHGPVSRNAAEYLLSSGINGSFLVRESESSPGQRSISLRYEGRVYHYRINTASDGKLYVSSESRFNTLAELVHHHSTVSDGLITTLHYPAPKRNKPTVYGVSPNYDKWEMERTDITMKHKLGGGQYGEVYEGVWKKYNLTVAVKTLKEDTMEVEEFLKEAAVMKEIKHPNLVQLLGVCTREPPFYIITEFMTHGNLLDYLRECNRQEVNAVVLLYMATQISSAMEYLEVKNFIHRDLAARNCLVGENHLVKVADFGLSRLIIGDTYEARAGAKFPIKWTAPESLAYNIFSIKSDVWAFGVLLWEIATYGMSPYPGIDLSQVYELLQRDYRMDRPEGCPEKVYELMRACWRWTPAERPSFAETHQAFETMFQESSISDEVEKELGKKGKKLTLSPIQQAPELPTKTRTLRRHMDSKDGDCPDAPEAEVVGPPMLPKPLLDSNLNEDDRILAKDKDRFRMNPFSYIKKKKRTAPAPPKRSSSFGKMDGHLDRRGLPLDCRDDCNNGASTNDAFHSLDSSKLISSNSSAGVGVTNGAPLYPGQLYPSHSRKKGTPTTSGGGGKLATTPPTEEDPISNSKRFLRSSSTSSMPRGSDWKSVTLPRDIQSSHFDSGTFGGKPALPRKKTDCGQRGGTLTPPPRLPKKSEDVSDEVFKDTESSPGSSPSTLTPKLGRRLQTDSSKTSALQAELLKSGVISSLGVTGDECRSRRHKHSTDVPVQREKGKFVKPKPAPPPPPASSAKPGKTSRSLTLDVASDTKVKGLSEPSPPSPGPTEQAKECAKKLPKNTSKVQPPKTSSTSSTSQLMAMGAGLAVGDPGSNFIPLMTTRRSLRKTRQPSERLSNSAITRDMVLESTELLRAAIGRISEQTGSHSAVLEAGKNLSKYCASYVESIQQMWNKFAFREAINKLESNLRELQICPAATGGANAPQDFSKLLSSVKEISDVVQR, encoded by the exons ATGGGGCAGCAGCCAGGGAAGTTTGTTGGGGACCAGAGGAGACCGAGTCTGCCCGCCCTGCCCTTCATCAAGGGTACAGGCAAGAGAGAGACCTCACGACAGGGAGCCCTACACTTCCTCAACGTGTTTGTCGACCACG CTCGGCCGGATTTCGAGCCGTCTGGTCTTTCCGAAGCCGCCCGCTGGAACTCGAAAGAGAATCTGCTGGCGGGACCCAGTGAAAATGATCCCAACCTGTTTGTAGCGCTCTATGACTTTGTGGCGAGCGGCGACAACACTCTCAGCATCACCAAAG GAGAGAAGCTGAGGGTTCTGGGATATAATCACAATGGCGAGTGGTGTGAAGCTCAGACGAAGAACGGCCAGGGCTGGGTGCCCAGTAACTACATCACCCCCGTCAACAGTCTGGAGAAACACAGCTGGTATCACGGACCCGTGTCCCGTAACGCCGCAGAATACCTGCTGAGCAGCGGCATCAACGGAAGCTTTCTGgtgcgagagagcgagagcagTCCCGGTCAACGCTCCATCTCACTGCGCTACGAGGGTCGAGTCTATCACTACCGCATCAACACCGCCTCTGACGGCAAG CTCTACGTGTCTTCAGAGAGTCGATTCAACACTCTGGCTGAGTTGGTTCATCATCATTCCACCGTGTCAGACGGTCTCATCACAACACTACATTATCCAGCGCCCAAACGCAACAAACCCACCGTCTACGGCGTCTCGCCCAACTATGATAAATGGGAGATGGAGCGCACAGATATCACGATGAAACACAAGCTGGGCGGAGGGCAGTATGGAGAGGTGTATGAGGGCGTCTGGAAGAAATATAACCTGACCGTGGCTGTAAAAACACTAAAG GAAGACACGATGGAAGTGGAGGAGTTTTTAAAGGAAGCTGCAGTCATGAAAGAAATCAAACATCCAAACCTGGTGCAGCTGTTGG GCGTGTGCACACGGGAACCTCCCTTTTACATAATCACAGAGTTCATGACTCATGGGAATCTGTTGGATTATCTGCGTGAGTGTAACCGTCAGGAGGTGAACGCTGTGGTGCTCCTCTACATGGCCACACAGATCTCCTCTGCTATGGAGTATCTGGAGGTGAAAAACttcatccacag GGATCTAGCTGCTCGTAACTGCTTAGTTGGGGAAAATCACTTGGTTAAAGTGGCAGATTTTGGACTGAGTCGTCTGATTATAGGAGACACCTACGAAGCTCGTGCAGGAGCCAAGTTTCCTATCAAATGGACGGCACCAGAGAGTCTGGCCTATAACATATTCTCTATTAAGTCAGATGTGTGGG CTTTTGGAGTTCTGCTTTGGGAGATTGCCACCTATGGGATGTCTCCATATCCTGGAATTGACTTGTCTCAAGTGTACGAGCTACTGCAGAGAGATTACCGTATGGACAGACCTGAGGGATGCCCGGAGAAAGTCTATGAGCTCATGAGGGCCT GTTGGAGGTGGACCCCTGCAGAGCGGCCATCTTTTGCTGAAACCCACCAGGCATTTGAGACCATGTTTCAAGAATCCAGTATCTCTGATG AGGTGGAGAAAGAGTTGGGTAAAAAAGGAAAGAAGCTGACACTGAGTCCAATACAGCAGGCACCAGAACTTCCCACTAAGACCAGGACACTACGAAGACACATGGACAGTAAGGATGGAGACTGTCCCG ATGCACCAGAGGCTGAGGTGGTCGGACCGCCGATGCTCCCAAAGCCTCTTCTTGATAGCAACCTGAATGAAGATGACCGCATCCTAGCGAAAGACAAAGACCGGTTCAGAATGAATCCCTTCAGCTATATCAAGAAAAAGAAGAGAACTGCCCCCGCTCCCCCCAAACGCAGCAGTTCCTTTGGTAAAATGGATGGACATCTTGATCGTAGAGGATTGCCACTTGACTGCAGAGATGATTGTAATAACGGGGCTTCCACCAATGATGCGTTTCACAGCCTCGACTCTTCAAAACTGATCAGTTCTAATAGTTCGGCAGGTGTCGGCGTCACTAACGGAGCTCCGCTGTATCCCGGTCAACTCTATCCCTCTCACTCACGGAAAAAAGGCACGCCTACGACATCAGGGGGTGGTGGAAAACTCGCGACCACTCCACCAACAGAAGAGGACCCCATCTCAAACTCCAAGCGCTTCTTAAGGTCCTCCTCAACGTCTAGCATGCCTCGGGGTTCGGACTGGAAGTCAGTCACTCTGCCGCGTGACATACAGTCCTCTCACTTCGACTCGGGCACCTTCGGAGGAAAGCCTGCTCTGCCCCGTAAAAAAACAGATTGCGGCCAGCGCGGCGGTACCCTCACGCCGCCACCACGCCTTCCCAAAAAAAGCGAGGATGTGTCAGACGAGGTTTTCAAGGATACGGAATCAAGTCCTGGATCAAGTCCTTCGACCCTGACCCCTAAACTAGGCCGTCGACTGCAGACAGACAGCTCCAAAACCAGTGCTTTGCAGGCTGAGCTGCTCAAATCCGGTGTGATTTCATCACTGGGAGTGACTGGAGATGAATGCAGATCCCGTAGACACAAACACTCTACTGACGTCCCTgtacagagagagaaaggaaagtTTGTCAAACCCAAACCtgctcctcctccacctcccgCTTCTAGTGCCAAACCTGGAAAGACTTCAAGGAGTCTCACTCTTGATGTCGCTTCAGATACCAAAGTCAAAGGCTTGTCTGAACCAAGTCCTCCGAGTCCAGGACCCACAGAACAAGCCAAGGAATGTGCCAAAAAACTGCCCAAAAACACCTCAAAAGTGCAGCCTCCAAAGACCTCGTCCACATCTTCAACCAGTCAGCTGATGGCCATGGGAGCGGGTTTGGCTGTGGGTGATCCAGGATCAAACTTCATCCCTCTCATGACCACTCGTCGCTCGCTGAGAAAAACCCGTCAGCCGTCCGAGAGACTTTCCAACTCTGCCATCACGCGCGACATGGTCCTGGAGAGCACGGAACTTCTGCGAGCCGCAATCGGCAGAATTTCAGAGCAGACCGGCAGCCACAGCGCAGTTTTGGAGGCCGGCAAGAACCTTTCCAAGTACTGTGCGAGTTATGTGGAGTCCATCCAACAGATGTGGAACAAGTTTGCTTTCCGTGAAGCTATCAATAAGTTAGAGAGCAACCTGCGAGAGCTGCAGATCTGTCCCGCTGCCACTGGGGGAGCCAATGCACCACAAGACTTTTCAAAGCTGCTTTCCTCCGTCAAAGAGATCAGTGACGTTGTTCAGAGGTAG
- the abl1 gene encoding tyrosine-protein kinase ABL1 isoform X3 has product MKMLEICLKLVGCKSKKGLSSSSSCYFEEARPDFEPSGLSEAARWNSKENLLAGPSENDPNLFVALYDFVASGDNTLSITKGEKLRVLGYNHNGEWCEAQTKNGQGWVPSNYITPVNSLEKHSWYHGPVSRNAAEYLLSSGINGSFLVRESESSPGQRSISLRYEGRVYHYRINTASDGKLYVSSESRFNTLAELVHHHSTVSDGLITTLHYPAPKRNKPTVYGVSPNYDKWEMERTDITMKHKLGGGQYGEVYEGVWKKYNLTVAVKTLKEDTMEVEEFLKEAAVMKEIKHPNLVQLLGVCTREPPFYIITEFMTHGNLLDYLRECNRQEVNAVVLLYMATQISSAMEYLEVKNFIHRDLAARNCLVGENHLVKVADFGLSRLIIGDTYEARAGAKFPIKWTAPESLAYNIFSIKSDVWAFGVLLWEIATYGMSPYPGIDLSQVYELLQRDYRMDRPEGCPEKVYELMRACWRWTPAERPSFAETHQAFETMFQESSISDEVEKELGKKGKKLTLSPIQQAPELPTKTRTLRRHMDSKDGDCPDAPEAEVVGPPMLPKPLLDSNLNEDDRILAKDKDRFRMNPFSYIKKKKRTAPAPPKRSSSFGKMDGHLDRRGLPLDCRDDCNNGASTNDAFHSLDSSKLISSNSSAGVGVTNGAPLYPGQLYPSHSRKKGTPTTSGGGGKLATTPPTEEDPISNSKRFLRSSSTSSMPRGSDWKSVTLPRDIQSSHFDSGTFGGKPALPRKKTDCGQRGGTLTPPPRLPKKSEDVSDEVFKDTESSPGSSPSTLTPKLGRRLQTDSSKTSALQAELLKSGVISSLGVTGDECRSRRHKHSTDVPVQREKGKFVKPKPAPPPPPASSAKPGKTSRSLTLDVASDTKVKGLSEPSPPSPGPTEQAKECAKKLPKNTSKVQPPKTSSTSSTSQLMAMGAGLAVGDPGSNFIPLMTTRRSLRKTRQPSERLSNSAITRDMVLESTELLRAAIGRISEQTGSHSAVLEAGKNLSKYCASYVESIQQMWNKFAFREAINKLESNLRELQICPAATGGANAPQDFSKLLSSVKEISDVVQR; this is encoded by the exons atgaaaatgttggagatttgtttaaaattgGTTGGCTGTAAATCCAAGAAAGGTCTTTCGTCGTCCTCCAGCTGTTACTTTGAAG AAGCTCGGCCGGATTTCGAGCCGTCTGGTCTTTCCGAAGCCGCCCGCTGGAACTCGAAAGAGAATCTGCTGGCGGGACCCAGTGAAAATGATCCCAACCTGTTTGTAGCGCTCTATGACTTTGTGGCGAGCGGCGACAACACTCTCAGCATCACCAAAG GAGAGAAGCTGAGGGTTCTGGGATATAATCACAATGGCGAGTGGTGTGAAGCTCAGACGAAGAACGGCCAGGGCTGGGTGCCCAGTAACTACATCACCCCCGTCAACAGTCTGGAGAAACACAGCTGGTATCACGGACCCGTGTCCCGTAACGCCGCAGAATACCTGCTGAGCAGCGGCATCAACGGAAGCTTTCTGgtgcgagagagcgagagcagTCCCGGTCAACGCTCCATCTCACTGCGCTACGAGGGTCGAGTCTATCACTACCGCATCAACACCGCCTCTGACGGCAAG CTCTACGTGTCTTCAGAGAGTCGATTCAACACTCTGGCTGAGTTGGTTCATCATCATTCCACCGTGTCAGACGGTCTCATCACAACACTACATTATCCAGCGCCCAAACGCAACAAACCCACCGTCTACGGCGTCTCGCCCAACTATGATAAATGGGAGATGGAGCGCACAGATATCACGATGAAACACAAGCTGGGCGGAGGGCAGTATGGAGAGGTGTATGAGGGCGTCTGGAAGAAATATAACCTGACCGTGGCTGTAAAAACACTAAAG GAAGACACGATGGAAGTGGAGGAGTTTTTAAAGGAAGCTGCAGTCATGAAAGAAATCAAACATCCAAACCTGGTGCAGCTGTTGG GCGTGTGCACACGGGAACCTCCCTTTTACATAATCACAGAGTTCATGACTCATGGGAATCTGTTGGATTATCTGCGTGAGTGTAACCGTCAGGAGGTGAACGCTGTGGTGCTCCTCTACATGGCCACACAGATCTCCTCTGCTATGGAGTATCTGGAGGTGAAAAACttcatccacag GGATCTAGCTGCTCGTAACTGCTTAGTTGGGGAAAATCACTTGGTTAAAGTGGCAGATTTTGGACTGAGTCGTCTGATTATAGGAGACACCTACGAAGCTCGTGCAGGAGCCAAGTTTCCTATCAAATGGACGGCACCAGAGAGTCTGGCCTATAACATATTCTCTATTAAGTCAGATGTGTGGG CTTTTGGAGTTCTGCTTTGGGAGATTGCCACCTATGGGATGTCTCCATATCCTGGAATTGACTTGTCTCAAGTGTACGAGCTACTGCAGAGAGATTACCGTATGGACAGACCTGAGGGATGCCCGGAGAAAGTCTATGAGCTCATGAGGGCCT GTTGGAGGTGGACCCCTGCAGAGCGGCCATCTTTTGCTGAAACCCACCAGGCATTTGAGACCATGTTTCAAGAATCCAGTATCTCTGATG AGGTGGAGAAAGAGTTGGGTAAAAAAGGAAAGAAGCTGACACTGAGTCCAATACAGCAGGCACCAGAACTTCCCACTAAGACCAGGACACTACGAAGACACATGGACAGTAAGGATGGAGACTGTCCCG ATGCACCAGAGGCTGAGGTGGTCGGACCGCCGATGCTCCCAAAGCCTCTTCTTGATAGCAACCTGAATGAAGATGACCGCATCCTAGCGAAAGACAAAGACCGGTTCAGAATGAATCCCTTCAGCTATATCAAGAAAAAGAAGAGAACTGCCCCCGCTCCCCCCAAACGCAGCAGTTCCTTTGGTAAAATGGATGGACATCTTGATCGTAGAGGATTGCCACTTGACTGCAGAGATGATTGTAATAACGGGGCTTCCACCAATGATGCGTTTCACAGCCTCGACTCTTCAAAACTGATCAGTTCTAATAGTTCGGCAGGTGTCGGCGTCACTAACGGAGCTCCGCTGTATCCCGGTCAACTCTATCCCTCTCACTCACGGAAAAAAGGCACGCCTACGACATCAGGGGGTGGTGGAAAACTCGCGACCACTCCACCAACAGAAGAGGACCCCATCTCAAACTCCAAGCGCTTCTTAAGGTCCTCCTCAACGTCTAGCATGCCTCGGGGTTCGGACTGGAAGTCAGTCACTCTGCCGCGTGACATACAGTCCTCTCACTTCGACTCGGGCACCTTCGGAGGAAAGCCTGCTCTGCCCCGTAAAAAAACAGATTGCGGCCAGCGCGGCGGTACCCTCACGCCGCCACCACGCCTTCCCAAAAAAAGCGAGGATGTGTCAGACGAGGTTTTCAAGGATACGGAATCAAGTCCTGGATCAAGTCCTTCGACCCTGACCCCTAAACTAGGCCGTCGACTGCAGACAGACAGCTCCAAAACCAGTGCTTTGCAGGCTGAGCTGCTCAAATCCGGTGTGATTTCATCACTGGGAGTGACTGGAGATGAATGCAGATCCCGTAGACACAAACACTCTACTGACGTCCCTgtacagagagagaaaggaaagtTTGTCAAACCCAAACCtgctcctcctccacctcccgCTTCTAGTGCCAAACCTGGAAAGACTTCAAGGAGTCTCACTCTTGATGTCGCTTCAGATACCAAAGTCAAAGGCTTGTCTGAACCAAGTCCTCCGAGTCCAGGACCCACAGAACAAGCCAAGGAATGTGCCAAAAAACTGCCCAAAAACACCTCAAAAGTGCAGCCTCCAAAGACCTCGTCCACATCTTCAACCAGTCAGCTGATGGCCATGGGAGCGGGTTTGGCTGTGGGTGATCCAGGATCAAACTTCATCCCTCTCATGACCACTCGTCGCTCGCTGAGAAAAACCCGTCAGCCGTCCGAGAGACTTTCCAACTCTGCCATCACGCGCGACATGGTCCTGGAGAGCACGGAACTTCTGCGAGCCGCAATCGGCAGAATTTCAGAGCAGACCGGCAGCCACAGCGCAGTTTTGGAGGCCGGCAAGAACCTTTCCAAGTACTGTGCGAGTTATGTGGAGTCCATCCAACAGATGTGGAACAAGTTTGCTTTCCGTGAAGCTATCAATAAGTTAGAGAGCAACCTGCGAGAGCTGCAGATCTGTCCCGCTGCCACTGGGGGAGCCAATGCACCACAAGACTTTTCAAAGCTGCTTTCCTCCGTCAAAGAGATCAGTGACGTTGTTCAGAGGTAG